A genomic stretch from Terriglobia bacterium includes:
- a CDS encoding inorganic diphosphatase — protein MQVIIETPKGSRNKYAWDTDQQIFALRKVLPEGMAFPHDFGFIPSTEGDDGDPIDVLVLMDQPVFTGCLVKARLIGVIEGRQTEKGVRAQ, from the coding sequence GTGCAGGTGATCATTGAAACCCCGAAGGGCAGCCGCAATAAATATGCCTGGGACACAGACCAGCAGATATTCGCGTTGAGAAAAGTCCTGCCGGAAGGCATGGCGTTTCCGCACGACTTCGGCTTCATTCCTTCAACTGAAGGTGACGATGGAGATCCCATTGACGTACTGGTGCTAATGGACCAGCCGGTGTTTACCGGATGTCTGGTGAAGGCGCGTCTGATCGGAGTGATTGAGGGCAGGCAGACAGAAAAAGGAGTCAGAGCGCAATGA
- a CDS encoding DUF892 family protein, with product MKLFSANLDSLRDLYRNQLRMLLSTEQQIIDALPTMIEKATDVQLKQAFQSHLQETRVHVTRLQDILRQELRDAEPIKCKVLSALVTEAEDMIKDATDLTVRDVALIAGAQRVEHYEIASYGTVRRWAEILGRAEQAALLDKTVQEEGHADHLLTSIADRVNVEADKAA from the coding sequence ATGAAATTATTCTCTGCCAACCTTGATTCCCTGAGAGATCTTTATCGCAACCAGCTACGCATGCTGCTTTCCACCGAGCAACAAATTATTGACGCGTTGCCAACCATGATCGAGAAGGCGACTGATGTTCAACTGAAGCAGGCTTTCCAATCCCACCTTCAGGAAACGCGTGTCCATGTAACCAGATTACAAGACATTCTCCGGCAGGAGCTTCGCGATGCGGAGCCAATTAAATGCAAAGTGCTCTCAGCTCTGGTCACTGAAGCCGAGGACATGATTAAGGACGCAACAGACTTGACGGTCCGCGATGTTGCATTGATCGCTGGCGCGCAGCGGGTGGAGCATTATGAAATTGCTTCCTATGGAACGGTCCGCCGCTGGGCCGAAATTCTTGGCAGAGCAGAGCAGGCCGCGCTGCTTGATAAGACTGTCCAGGAAGAAGGACACGCCGATCATCTGCTTACGTCCATTGCTGATCGCGTAAACGTAGAAGCCGATAAAGCCGCTTAA
- a CDS encoding glutathione-dependent formaldehyde dehydrogenase: MKAVVFGGIGKVSLETVPEPKLQKQSDAIIRITSSAICGTDLHFIRGTAPGMKEGRILGHEAVGIVEEVGKSVRNLRKGDRVVVPSTVGCGSCVYCRAGYHSQCNVANPNGPDAGTVFFGGPDEAGGLNGLQAEYARIPFAGAVLVKLPEEISDDQAILMSDILPTSYMAAVMAEIKPSNIVAIFGCGPVGLFAITCAQHLGAGRVFAIDSVEARLEMARAHGAEVINFQKENPIEALKEATNGSGPDRVIDAVGVDAATATKGPAADKKAQKEFKQELKKIAEEGTPKGKDFQPGGAPSQALKWAIESVAKAGTVSVIGVYPAPLQDFPIEQIMEKNLTLRAGNCNHRRYMPDMIELVRSGVIHPEQFLTQVEPISSAIDAYHAFDRHERGWIKVKLDPTEQQERAA, encoded by the coding sequence ATGAAAGCAGTCGTTTTTGGCGGAATCGGCAAAGTTTCACTGGAAACTGTTCCGGAACCCAAGTTGCAGAAACAATCTGACGCGATCATTCGTATTACATCCAGCGCAATCTGCGGCACTGATCTGCATTTCATTCGCGGGACGGCGCCAGGTATGAAAGAAGGCCGAATCCTGGGGCATGAAGCAGTAGGCATTGTGGAAGAAGTCGGCAAGTCAGTCAGGAATCTGCGCAAAGGCGACCGTGTGGTTGTGCCGTCAACTGTCGGCTGTGGAAGCTGCGTGTATTGCCGGGCGGGCTATCATTCGCAATGCAACGTCGCCAATCCCAATGGTCCTGATGCCGGCACTGTCTTTTTTGGCGGCCCGGATGAAGCCGGTGGTCTGAATGGACTGCAAGCCGAGTATGCGCGCATACCATTCGCGGGAGCGGTGCTGGTAAAACTTCCGGAAGAGATCTCTGACGACCAGGCCATTCTGATGTCTGACATTCTTCCGACTTCTTACATGGCTGCGGTCATGGCGGAAATAAAACCTTCCAACATCGTTGCGATTTTTGGATGTGGCCCGGTTGGATTATTTGCTATTACCTGCGCACAGCATCTTGGCGCAGGCCGGGTCTTCGCTATCGATAGTGTCGAGGCGCGTCTGGAAATGGCGCGAGCGCATGGCGCAGAGGTCATTAACTTCCAGAAAGAAAATCCCATTGAAGCGCTGAAAGAAGCTACAAATGGTTCCGGCCCAGACCGCGTGATTGATGCCGTTGGAGTGGACGCGGCAACCGCCACGAAGGGGCCGGCCGCCGACAAGAAAGCGCAAAAAGAATTCAAGCAGGAGCTGAAGAAAATTGCCGAAGAGGGAACACCGAAAGGCAAAGACTTCCAGCCGGGTGGCGCACCCAGCCAGGCATTGAAATGGGCAATCGAATCGGTCGCCAAAGCCGGGACTGTCTCAGTGATTGGCGTTTACCCCGCGCCTCTTCAGGATTTTCCGATTGAACAAATCATGGAAAAAAACCTGACGCTGAGAGCCGGCAACTGCAACCATCGCCGCTACATGCCGGACATGATCGAACTGGTAAGAAGCGGCGTGATTCATCCTGAGCAATTTCTTACACAAGTGGAACCCATTAGCTCAGCGATTGATGCCTACCACGCTTTTGACAGGCATGAACGTGGCTGGATCAAGGTAAAACTGGATCCGACCGAACAACAGGAACGTGCGGCTTAA
- a CDS encoding universal stress protein, with protein sequence MLSSVSTRLIQIKRIAVLTDLESDSEKIVRYAASLARWYGSELLLVHACPPEFYAAMPPEPLPMWPASGLSPREDAEQKAKALTDKLNLKDLTPKVLIRETSVAHILSEMDEYHPSLVVLATHGRKGIEKWFVGSVAEEVFRRVHWPVLILGPDCVPPESALQTQLERVLYATDLSAVSLTALHYASGISHDHEAQLIALYVEPDATQGFSFDQVIGQQRLEDWLQDNIDGMAEALAGVHCMVDFGKPQAKIIEVAAQQQADLVILGAHGLGAISGAASHFVGGTAYEVSCASKCPVMVVPQPR encoded by the coding sequence ATGTTATCCAGTGTGAGCACGCGTCTGATCCAGATAAAACGAATTGCGGTCCTGACAGACTTAGAAAGTGATTCAGAAAAGATAGTGCGTTACGCCGCTTCGTTGGCCCGCTGGTACGGATCGGAGTTATTGCTTGTCCATGCCTGCCCTCCAGAGTTTTATGCGGCAATGCCTCCGGAGCCGCTTCCCATGTGGCCCGCAAGTGGCTTGTCTCCCAGAGAAGATGCCGAGCAAAAGGCCAAGGCTCTAACTGACAAGCTGAACCTTAAGGACCTTACGCCAAAGGTCTTGATTCGCGAAACAAGCGTCGCGCATATTCTGAGTGAGATGGATGAATACCACCCAAGCCTGGTAGTGCTGGCCACGCACGGCCGCAAGGGCATTGAAAAATGGTTTGTCGGCTCAGTTGCTGAAGAAGTATTCAGAAGAGTGCATTGGCCAGTCCTGATCCTTGGTCCCGATTGCGTGCCACCAGAGTCGGCGCTGCAGACACAACTTGAGCGCGTTCTCTATGCCACAGACCTCTCGGCGGTATCATTGACGGCATTGCACTATGCGTCCGGGATTTCTCACGATCACGAGGCGCAACTCATTGCTCTCTATGTTGAGCCCGATGCAACGCAGGGTTTCTCTTTCGATCAGGTCATTGGGCAGCAACGACTGGAAGATTGGCTGCAGGACAACATTGACGGTATGGCCGAGGCATTGGCAGGCGTGCATTGCATGGTCGATTTCGGCAAGCCGCAAGCGAAGATCATCGAAGTTGCCGCTCAACAGCAGGCTGATCTCGTGATCCTCGGCGCTCACGGATTAGGAGCCATCTCCGGAGCGGCCAGCCACTTCGTGGGCGGTACGGCTTATGAAGTCAGTTGTGCCTCAAAATGCCCAGTTATGGTTGTGCCGCAACCACGCTAG
- a CDS encoding amino acid adenylation domain-containing protein, with protein sequence MSHGKTLQQIFEDTARRFPERIAVRFSDQQITYRDLDHRSSALSARLKSMGIAADTLVGLCVDRSIEMIVGMLAILKAGGAYLPIDPLYPKLRVDFLLADSKAGIVVTTRNHGEHLAGLCSRPVYIDEPEERDARNGHGPSRSTHSEKNLAYVIYTSGSSGKPKGVLIEHRNVTRLFASTQDWFGFNEQDIWLMFHSISFDFSVWEIWGALLHGGTLVVVPSHIVRSPEQLRELILREKATVLCQTPSAFQQFTAFEMANPAAPYLLRQVIFGGEALSMAMLRPWIERYGLQKPALVNMYGITETTVHVTWKRITEQDLAHPELSPIGIPIPDLQVTLLDEAGTPVAEGTAGEIHVSGPGVARGYLNRPELTAERFLRQSDGTLTYRSGDRAARQANGELIYLGRVDDQIKIRGFRIEPREIELCLAKHPDVKSSAVLAEKSPDGDVRLLAFVAAHSGRNLTQDAARQISSELAERAKLELPVYMRPAAFFVLPDLPLTSHGKIDREALLLEKKAEQSGAEAFAGMTAIQESVARIWQDILQRPGTALHDDFFDLGGTSLGLMRLLAAINNQFGIRLNGSELEEEASIAQLSICIEHALKEAQELQTVEKQ encoded by the coding sequence ATGTCACATGGAAAGACCCTGCAGCAGATATTTGAAGACACGGCACGGCGCTTCCCGGAGCGGATCGCAGTGCGGTTCAGTGATCAGCAGATCACTTATCGCGACCTGGATCATCGCAGCAGCGCGCTTTCAGCCCGCCTCAAATCAATGGGTATTGCCGCTGACACCCTGGTGGGCCTGTGTGTTGACCGAAGTATCGAGATGATCGTCGGAATGTTGGCTATTCTGAAGGCGGGCGGGGCTTATCTGCCGATCGACCCCCTCTATCCGAAACTCCGGGTTGATTTTCTGCTGGCGGACAGCAAAGCCGGCATTGTCGTGACCACCAGAAATCATGGGGAGCATCTTGCCGGCTTGTGCTCCAGGCCGGTCTATATCGATGAGCCGGAGGAACGGGATGCGAGGAACGGGCACGGCCCGTCCAGATCGACGCACAGCGAGAAAAATCTCGCCTATGTCATCTATACGTCGGGCTCGAGCGGCAAGCCCAAAGGGGTGCTGATCGAACATCGGAACGTAACCCGGCTGTTCGCATCGACCCAAGACTGGTTCGGCTTCAATGAACAGGACATATGGCTGATGTTCCACTCTATCAGCTTCGATTTTTCGGTGTGGGAGATATGGGGAGCGTTGCTGCACGGAGGGACATTGGTGGTAGTTCCTTCACATATTGTTCGTTCACCGGAGCAGTTACGGGAACTCATTCTGCGTGAAAAGGCCACCGTGCTGTGCCAGACACCCTCCGCATTTCAGCAGTTCACCGCTTTTGAAATGGCGAATCCGGCTGCGCCTTATCTGCTGCGCCAGGTTATCTTCGGCGGCGAAGCGTTGAGCATGGCCATGCTTCGCCCGTGGATAGAGCGTTACGGATTGCAAAAGCCCGCGTTGGTGAACATGTACGGCATCACTGAAACCACGGTCCACGTTACCTGGAAGCGCATCACGGAGCAGGACCTTGCACATCCGGAGCTTAGCCCCATCGGGATACCCATTCCCGATCTTCAAGTCACTCTTTTGGATGAGGCCGGAACTCCTGTGGCGGAGGGAACTGCCGGGGAAATTCATGTCAGCGGCCCTGGGGTTGCGCGCGGATATCTGAACCGGCCTGAACTCACGGCTGAGCGATTTCTACGCCAATCCGATGGAACGCTGACCTATCGTTCTGGAGATCGCGCCGCCCGCCAGGCCAATGGTGAGCTGATTTATCTGGGTCGGGTTGACGATCAGATCAAGATTCGAGGATTTCGCATTGAGCCGCGCGAGATCGAACTGTGCCTGGCCAAACATCCGGATGTAAAAAGCTCAGCCGTGCTGGCGGAGAAATCTCCTGATGGCGATGTGCGTCTTCTGGCCTTCGTCGCTGCCCATTCCGGAAGGAATCTCACCCAGGATGCGGCGCGTCAAATCTCTTCTGAGCTGGCGGAGCGCGCGAAACTCGAGCTGCCTGTTTACATGCGACCGGCCGCCTTCTTTGTCCTGCCCGATCTGCCCCTGACCAGCCACGGGAAAATTGATCGTGAAGCTCTGCTGCTGGAAAAGAAAGCGGAGCAGTCCGGCGCGGAGGCTTTCGCGGGAATGACTGCGATCCAGGAGAGCGTCGCCAGGATCTGGCAGGACATCTTGCAGCGACCGGGGACCGCTCTTCACGACGATTTTTTTGATCTTGGCGGCACATCCCTGGGGCTCATGCGACTTCTTGCTGCTATCAATAACCAGTTCGGGATCAGGCTCAACGGCAGCGAACTGGAAGAAGAAGCATCGATCGCACAACTGTCCATCTGCATTGAGCACGCGCTGAAAGAAGCGCAGGAACTTCAGACTGTGGAGAAACAATAA
- a CDS encoding Hsp20/alpha crystallin family protein, with the protein MSNIIRRNPFFELTSLQDRMNQLFNQPFGGFENFGLEQQLAPESFLPPVDISEDDHNITLQAEIPGVKQEDLNITLENNVLTIAGERKFKEEEKKENFHRIERRYGKFTRSFTLPATVDAEKVNATFENGLLNITLAKREEFKPKQITIGVNKAPVASSKGKAA; encoded by the coding sequence ATGTCAAATATTATTCGCAGAAACCCGTTTTTTGAGTTGACTTCACTTCAAGACCGGATGAACCAGCTCTTTAATCAGCCATTTGGCGGCTTTGAAAACTTTGGACTTGAGCAACAACTGGCGCCAGAGAGTTTCCTGCCACCAGTCGATATTTCTGAAGATGACCACAACATCACGCTGCAGGCGGAAATCCCGGGCGTGAAGCAGGAAGACCTGAACATCACCCTTGAGAACAATGTGCTTACCATCGCTGGTGAACGCAAGTTCAAGGAGGAAGAAAAGAAGGAAAACTTCCACAGGATTGAACGGCGCTACGGGAAATTCACCCGCTCCTTCACTCTGCCCGCCACCGTGGACGCAGAGAAGGTAAATGCCACTTTTGAGAATGGCTTGTTGAATATTACTCTCGCAAAGCGGGAAGAATTCAAGCCTAAGCAGATCACCATCGGCGTGAACAAAGCTCCGGTCGCTTCATCAAAGGGCAAAGCAGCCTAA
- a CDS encoding Crp/Fnr family transcriptional regulator, which produces MSAAQLAAIQPRIKSPFFEGLSPLEVETILSAARECHFRAGAVIASQGTPANSVFLLVRGRARFFILTPDGHKILLMWLPVGEIIGGAAMQCRPSDYIVSTETVKDSTMLIWDRPTIRRLAVRYPQLVENALITASEYLTFYVATHVALTCQNAPQRLAAVLFNLAQGIGRKRPQGIELDVTNEELAEAANVTHFTASRLISQWHRQGVLVKTRGKILLHSPAKLLTTA; this is translated from the coding sequence ATGAGCGCCGCGCAACTTGCCGCCATACAGCCGCGGATTAAGTCCCCATTTTTTGAAGGGCTTTCCCCGCTAGAGGTGGAGACCATCCTGAGTGCGGCCCGGGAGTGTCATTTTCGCGCTGGCGCGGTGATCGCATCGCAGGGCACTCCTGCCAACTCGGTGTTTCTGTTGGTCAGGGGAAGGGCGCGCTTTTTTATCCTCACGCCGGATGGCCACAAGATTCTGCTCATGTGGCTTCCTGTAGGTGAGATCATTGGCGGCGCGGCAATGCAGTGCCGTCCTTCTGACTACATCGTCAGCACTGAAACGGTAAAAGACAGCACCATGCTCATCTGGGACAGGCCAACCATCCGGCGGCTCGCCGTGCGCTACCCTCAGTTAGTTGAAAATGCATTGATCACAGCCTCGGAGTATCTGACCTTCTATGTCGCTACTCATGTGGCGCTCACCTGCCAGAACGCCCCGCAACGCCTTGCCGCGGTCTTATTCAACCTGGCCCAGGGTATTGGCCGCAAGCGCCCCCAAGGGATCGAACTGGACGTGACCAATGAAGAACTGGCGGAGGCCGCCAACGTCACGCATTTCACCGCCAGCCGCCTCATCAGCCAGTGGCACAGGCAAGGAGTTCTGGTAAAGACGCGTGGCAAGATTCTGCTGCACTCTCCGGCAAAGCTCCTCACCACCGCTTGA
- a CDS encoding response regulator transcription factor, protein MLSTTKVLVVDDYAPWMHFVSIALALKPEIKIVGEAPDGLTAIQKVLELEPDVVVLDIGLPDISGIQVAKQILELAPKTRILFLTENTSPEIVRAALLTGAQGYVVKSFAARELMPALEALLLDCYFVSAAAAAPKLENGPVFKRVSDA, encoded by the coding sequence GTGTTATCAACCACTAAGGTCCTTGTTGTTGACGATTACGCGCCCTGGATGCACTTCGTCTCCATTGCGCTCGCGTTAAAACCGGAAATCAAGATCGTGGGTGAAGCGCCGGACGGGCTGACTGCGATCCAAAAAGTATTGGAACTTGAACCTGATGTCGTGGTCCTCGATATCGGTCTTCCTGATATCAGCGGAATCCAGGTAGCAAAGCAGATACTGGAACTCGCGCCAAAAACCCGCATACTGTTCCTCACGGAAAACACGTCGCCCGAGATTGTGCGCGCTGCGCTCCTTACCGGCGCTCAGGGCTACGTCGTAAAATCCTTTGCTGCGCGGGAGCTCATGCCTGCTCTGGAAGCTCTTTTGCTCGATTGCTATTTTGTCAGCGCCGCTGCCGCGGCTCCCAAGTTGGAGAATGGCCCGGTCTTCAAGCGCGTGAGCGACGCCTAA
- a CDS encoding GNAT family N-acetyltransferase, with protein sequence MLRIRPLWEELCADGRYTVFQNFELNLLAAARFAEREEPYVVCAESERGAAIVPAVLRQSDGSIRLLGEELFDYRAFLHWGDDEVLRAALAALGEVGRRLEIVAMREGELDGMTDELEMTPFAAAPGVSCRQVSPEEFAAGHTRLARNLRRMERLGFELRRYDGDNPQLLRSIYAAKAQQGEASLFHDPERAEFLVSAAGLMPDVFEVFTLENGSRMAAALVTLRDRVCRRFYTGWFAAEYKKHSPALALIFEITRQSLADGLDCDYMTGEQPYKMRLATNSVPLYRVRATAEKLAAVARAKELPVAV encoded by the coding sequence ATGCTGCGGATTCGTCCGTTGTGGGAGGAACTCTGTGCGGATGGCCGGTACACGGTGTTCCAGAACTTTGAGTTGAATCTGCTGGCGGCGGCGCGGTTTGCCGAAAGAGAAGAGCCGTATGTAGTTTGCGCGGAGTCTGAGCGCGGCGCGGCCATTGTCCCTGCTGTGTTGCGCCAAAGCGACGGATCAATCCGATTGCTGGGGGAAGAGCTGTTTGACTATCGGGCGTTTCTGCATTGGGGAGATGACGAGGTCTTGCGGGCCGCGCTGGCAGCGTTGGGCGAGGTTGGGCGTCGGCTGGAAATTGTGGCCATGCGGGAAGGCGAACTCGATGGCATGACCGATGAGTTGGAAATGACGCCATTTGCGGCCGCGCCGGGTGTAAGTTGCCGTCAAGTGTCACCGGAAGAGTTTGCGGCAGGCCACACGCGCCTGGCGCGCAATCTTCGTCGGATGGAACGGCTGGGGTTTGAGTTGCGGCGCTATGATGGCGACAATCCGCAGCTTCTGCGTTCGATTTATGCCGCAAAAGCGCAGCAGGGCGAGGCAAGTTTGTTTCATGATCCTGAGCGGGCCGAGTTTTTGGTAAGCGCCGCAGGGCTTATGCCAGACGTGTTTGAAGTCTTCACGCTGGAGAATGGCAGTAGGATGGCTGCTGCATTGGTGACGCTGAGGGATCGAGTTTGTCGGCGGTTTTACACGGGATGGTTTGCAGCCGAGTATAAGAAACATTCGCCGGCGCTGGCGCTGATTTTTGAAATTACCCGGCAGTCTCTTGCGGATGGCCTGGATTGCGATTACATGACTGGCGAGCAGCCGTACAAAATGCGGCTGGCGACAAATTCGGTTCCGCTGTATCGGGTGCGGGCAACGGCGGAAAAGTTGGCGGCCGTTGCCCGAGCGAAAGAGTTGCCGGTTGCTGTGTGA
- the glgP gene encoding alpha-glucan family phosphorylase — protein MNSHPIGAAYFSMEIALEAGLPTYAGGLGILAGDTLRSAADMGLPMAGVTLLHRKGYFEQHLDARGNQSEAPSIWTPERVLQPLEARASIVVEGQTIAIRAWQYTVRGFNGHTVPVYLLDTALQENPPFMQTLTDHLYGGDEHYRLCQEVVLGIGGIAMLRQLGHHHVMTYHMNEGHAALLALALLEEHVAGRSPAESSAEETAFVRKKCVFTTHTPVPAGHDQFSNGLVRRVLGDERTATLERAGCLSGEVLNMTDLALRFSHYINGVAMQHGEVSRGMFPEYSIRAITNGVHAGTWASLPFQELYDRHIPEWRRDNLYFRYAIGIPLKEIHDAHAEAKSALIAEVARATGVQLDANVLTLGFARRATAYKRADLLFSDLERLRSIARNVGPLQIIYGGKAHPQDETGKEQIRHVVTAMTALKDIIPSVYVENYDMRWASLITSGVDLWLNTPERPHEASGTSGMKAALNGVPSFSVPDGWWLEGHVEGATGWDIGRDEIPETEAVEIAALYHKLEKIIVPLFYGRPDAYAEVMRLSIALNGSFFNTQRMLAQYVLDAYFEGKSAMPAEHAVANSRHSDAA, from the coding sequence ATGAATTCTCATCCAATTGGCGCAGCATATTTTTCTATGGAGATCGCGCTGGAAGCAGGCTTGCCCACCTATGCGGGTGGACTGGGAATTCTGGCTGGTGACACGCTCCGTTCCGCGGCTGATATGGGGTTGCCGATGGCGGGTGTCACGCTGCTGCATCGCAAGGGCTACTTTGAGCAGCATCTGGATGCGCGGGGAAATCAGTCTGAAGCGCCGTCAATCTGGACACCTGAAAGAGTTTTGCAGCCGCTTGAGGCACGGGCCTCTATTGTTGTTGAAGGCCAAACGATTGCAATACGGGCGTGGCAATATACGGTTCGCGGTTTTAACGGACACACTGTGCCTGTCTATCTTCTGGATACGGCGCTTCAGGAAAATCCTCCATTCATGCAAACGTTAACGGACCACCTATATGGCGGCGATGAACACTATCGACTCTGCCAGGAAGTTGTTCTTGGCATTGGCGGAATCGCAATGCTGCGTCAACTGGGACATCACCACGTGATGACGTATCACATGAATGAAGGACACGCGGCACTGCTGGCGCTTGCTCTGTTGGAAGAGCATGTGGCAGGGCGCTCCCCGGCGGAGAGTTCTGCGGAAGAGACTGCCTTTGTCCGCAAGAAATGCGTTTTCACCACGCACACTCCAGTTCCTGCCGGACACGACCAATTCTCCAACGGCCTTGTGCGCCGCGTCCTGGGTGACGAGCGCACGGCCACCCTGGAACGCGCGGGCTGCCTGAGCGGGGAAGTCCTCAACATGACTGACCTGGCGTTGCGTTTTTCCCATTACATCAATGGCGTGGCCATGCAGCATGGTGAAGTGTCGCGCGGAATGTTTCCCGAATATTCAATCCGCGCAATTACCAATGGCGTGCATGCCGGAACATGGGCTTCGCTGCCATTTCAGGAGCTTTATGACCGGCACATTCCGGAATGGCGCCGCGACAATCTTTATTTCCGTTACGCCATTGGCATCCCCTTGAAAGAAATCCATGATGCTCATGCTGAGGCGAAGAGTGCGCTGATTGCAGAGGTAGCGCGTGCGACAGGTGTCCAACTTGATGCGAATGTATTGACTTTAGGGTTCGCGCGCCGTGCGACCGCTTACAAACGCGCAGATCTCTTGTTCTCTGACCTGGAGCGCCTCAGATCGATTGCCCGCAACGTGGGACCATTGCAGATTATTTACGGCGGCAAGGCGCATCCGCAGGACGAAACGGGAAAGGAACAGATTCGGCATGTTGTTACGGCAATGACAGCGTTGAAAGATATCATCCCATCGGTCTACGTGGAGAACTATGACATGCGATGGGCATCGCTCATTACAAGCGGTGTGGACCTGTGGCTCAATACGCCTGAACGTCCGCATGAAGCTTCCGGCACCAGCGGCATGAAAGCTGCGTTGAACGGCGTGCCAAGCTTTAGCGTTCCGGACGGATGGTGGCTTGAAGGGCACGTTGAAGGCGCGACGGGCTGGGACATTGGGCGCGATGAGATTCCGGAAACTGAAGCCGTTGAAATTGCCGCTCTCTATCACAAACTCGAGAAGATCATTGTGCCGTTATTTTATGGCCGGCCGGATGCCTACGCTGAAGTTATGCGTTTATCCATAGCCTTGAATGGCTCCTTCTTTAATACGCAGAGAATGCTGGCACAATATGTTTTGGACGCCTACTTTGAAGGCAAGAGTGCCATGCCGGCGGAACATGCCGTAGCGAACAGCCGGCATTCTGATGCCGCATGA
- a CDS encoding Fe-S-containing protein, which produces MFSALVVTLREGVEAALIVGITLVYLSKIGRPDLRRTVYYALVAALFGSIAGAVALSYAPINQDKVEGWVMLVAAVFVVSMVIFMMRTARKLKGEIENKVGSLAGEGSKLGLFAFVFLMVFREGIETVAILAGVSLNSTELMSFLGTLLGVALAVVFGVMFVKGSVRIDLRKFFKVTTVILFFVAAQLIISGLHELSESGVIWSSKREMALIGPIARNDYFFPLTMLALVAMMVLLEYRRRRPEAAVGVQPATKAEERKLQWTARRERLWAVLVCVTAFVFITTITAEVIYAEGPPPLSQATEVTFTNGKVTISTKDLAQGELQRYAANVNGTRVRFLLYRKPDNKIVSVFDACQICGGIGFYKGATGLICKNCAAPINPQSVGQPGGCNPIPLQSTQDGDSVVISITDLAQQTGQFSK; this is translated from the coding sequence ATGTTCTCCGCCCTGGTGGTTACATTGCGGGAAGGCGTGGAAGCCGCGTTAATCGTGGGCATCACGCTGGTTTATCTCTCCAAGATAGGCCGCCCTGACCTGCGCCGCACCGTCTATTATGCGCTGGTTGCGGCCCTGTTTGGCAGCATCGCCGGCGCGGTCGCGCTTTCTTACGCCCCCATCAACCAGGATAAGGTTGAAGGCTGGGTCATGCTGGTGGCCGCCGTTTTCGTCGTCAGCATGGTCATTTTCATGATGCGCACTGCCCGCAAACTGAAGGGCGAGATTGAAAACAAAGTCGGCTCACTGGCCGGCGAAGGCTCCAAATTGGGTCTGTTTGCTTTTGTCTTCCTCATGGTATTCCGTGAAGGCATAGAGACCGTTGCCATTCTCGCTGGCGTCTCACTCAATTCCACCGAGCTCATGAGCTTTCTGGGGACGCTCCTCGGCGTCGCGCTCGCCGTCGTTTTTGGCGTGATGTTCGTCAAGGGTAGCGTGCGCATCGACCTGCGGAAGTTTTTCAAGGTCACCACGGTGATTCTGTTCTTTGTAGCGGCCCAGCTCATCATCTCCGGCCTGCATGAGCTATCTGAGTCCGGCGTGATCTGGTCCAGCAAGCGTGAGATGGCGCTCATCGGCCCCATCGCGCGCAATGATTACTTCTTCCCTCTTACTATGCTGGCGCTGGTCGCCATGATGGTGCTGCTGGAATACCGCCGCCGCAGGCCGGAAGCCGCAGTCGGAGTCCAGCCTGCAACCAAAGCTGAAGAGCGCAAGCTCCAGTGGACAGCCCGCCGCGAACGCCTGTGGGCAGTACTGGTCTGCGTGACTGCGTTTGTCTTTATCACCACCATCACAGCTGAAGTGATTTACGCGGAAGGCCCACCGCCGCTCTCGCAAGCCACGGAAGTAACCTTCACCAACGGGAAAGTCACAATTTCCACCAAAGACCTGGCGCAGGGCGAGCTGCAGCGCTACGCCGCCAACGTCAACGGCACGCGCGTGCGCTTCCTGCTCTATCGCAAACCCGATAACAAAATTGTTTCAGTCTTTGACGCCTGCCAGATCTGCGGCGGCATCGGCTTTTATAAGGGCGCAACCGGGCTCATTTGCAAAAACTGTGCCGCGCCTATTAACCCGCAGAGCGTGGGGCAGCCGGGCGGATGCAATCCCATTCCGTTGCAATCAACTCAGGATGGCGACTCCGTTGTGATATCCATCACTGACTTGGCGCAGCAGACTGGACAATTCTCAAAGTAA